The sequence below is a genomic window from Curtobacterium sp. MCPF17_002.
CCTCGTGCACCTGAACTTCCGGCCGGGAGTGCTCGACGTCGACGAGGTCCTGACGACGCTCCTCGACGCGATCCCGGTCGAGTCGGCCACGGTGATGCGCGCGCCGGTCGGCACCACGGTCGCCGCGCACGAGGGGTACCGGCGGATCCTGGGCGAGGCCGTGCCGATCACGGACCTCGACCGCTTCGCCTTCTACGACGCGGTCCGCGCTCCGGCGACGGGGCTCGTCATCGCCACCGGCGACCAGCGGTCGCACGCCAACCTGCTGCTGGAGATCGGGTTCCAGCCGACCCCGGGCCGGTAGACCGCAGCACGCGCGTGACCGGCGGCCGACCGCCCGGGCTGCACTGCGCCTCCCGGACAGACGGGCCGGCGGGCCGAAGGGCGGACGCTCAGGTGAGCGCCAGCAGGGTGTTCACCTGCTCGTTCACCCCCGTGAGCGTGGCGATGGGTTTGCCGTTCGCGTAGACGTCGTCGAACGCGGGCTGCAGCAGCGCCTGCACGTCGGCGGGGTTCCGGGTGACCGGGAACAGGAACGTCGTCTTCTCCTCGACCTGTCGGGTGAACGCGGAGACGTCGAGGCCGCGCTCACGGAACGAGGCGACGGCCGCGTCGGTGCCCGCGGGACGCGCGGGGAACACGATGCCGGCCTTGCCGACGATCTGCTGAGCGGTGTCGCTGCCGAGGAACGCGACCCACTTCGCCGCGGCCTCGGGGTTCTTCGCCTGCTTCGTGATCGAGTCCCCGAGCCCGTTGAACATCGAGGCCCGGTGTCCGATCGGCCCGATCGGCGTCGGCGCGAGGGCGATGTCGAGGTCCTTCATGTTGAGGTACGAGCCGATCATCCACGAACCGTTGAACGACAGGGCGCACTTGCCCGCACCGAGCTGCACCTCCGGACCGGTCGTCGTCGAGAACACCCCGTACTTGGCCATGTAGCCCTTCTCGGCGAGGCCGTAGTACCAGGCGAGCGTGTCCTGCACGACCTTCTCGTCGTAGCGGAACTTGTCGCCCCAGGGGTTCTCGTTCGTGTAGAACCAGTCGATCGAGCCGGTGAAGGGCGACCACTGCGTCTGCCCGAAGCCGTCACCACCGGAGCCGTTCGACGAGATCCCGTACACGGCGACGTCGTGCTTGTCGAAGCCGGGCTCGTCGCCGCGACGTCCCTTCCCGTCGACGGTCAGGTGCGCGAGCATCCGTTCGAACGAGCCGCCGTCGTCGGGGTTCCACTCGAGGTCGGCGAGGTCGGCGGCGGACACCCCGGCCTTCGCCATCGCCTTCTTGTCGTAGAACATCGCGATC
It includes:
- a CDS encoding RbsD/FucU domain-containing protein; the protein is MLRYTLTHQPTLSALASLGHGSKVLLADGNYPFATAKHPSARLVHLNFRPGVLDVDEVLTTLLDAIPVESATVMRAPVGTTVAAHEGYRRILGEAVPITDLDRFAFYDAVRAPATGLVIATGDQRSHANLLLEIGFQPTPGR
- a CDS encoding sugar ABC transporter substrate-binding protein, encoding MTNELSRRALFAGGASALALGALAACSSPSRGAASKSGATTVSYWLWDSNQLPAYQAVADAFHRENPDITVKITQLGWNDYWTKLTAGFIAGTAPDVFTDHLTKFPQYADLDVLYKLDELGATKGIRDDDYQSGLAELWKGKDGHRYGSPKDWDTIAMFYDKKAMAKAGVSAADLADLEWNPDDGGSFERMLAHLTVDGKGRRGDEPGFDKHDVAVYGISSNGSGGDGFGQTQWSPFTGSIDWFYTNENPWGDKFRYDEKVVQDTLAWYYGLAEKGYMAKYGVFSTTTGPEVQLGAGKCALSFNGSWMIGSYLNMKDLDIALAPTPIGPIGHRASMFNGLGDSITKQAKNPEAAAKWVAFLGSDTAQQIVGKAGIVFPARPAGTDAAVASFRERGLDVSAFTRQVEEKTTFLFPVTRNPADVQALLQPAFDDVYANGKPIATLTGVNEQVNTLLALT